A single Flavobacterium sp. 1 DNA region contains:
- a CDS encoding SCO family protein produces the protein MKPNLVQNRKGFFKTGWHFLLVLPIFALFLAFQSCNKKENAAKEKPISDLSIYNLPSKWTNQNGQNIEMKDMRGKVLVMVMIYTSCKAACPRLVADMRNIESRLPENIKENVKLVLVSIDPEVDTPKRLKEFAVANKMDGEQWEFLRSTEENTREFAAVLAVNYKKIAPLNFSHSNIISVFNAEGELAYQQEGLEVNSDATIKKITEEAVKLN, from the coding sequence ATGAAACCGAATTTAGTACAAAATCGTAAAGGATTTTTTAAAACAGGATGGCACTTTTTACTTGTTTTGCCTATTTTTGCACTTTTCTTAGCTTTTCAAAGCTGTAATAAAAAAGAAAATGCTGCCAAAGAGAAACCTATTTCAGATTTGTCTATTTATAATTTACCTTCTAAATGGACTAATCAAAACGGTCAGAATATTGAAATGAAAGACATGAGGGGAAAAGTGTTGGTCATGGTCATGATTTATACTTCCTGCAAAGCAGCCTGCCCACGTTTGGTAGCTGATATGCGCAATATTGAATCTCGTTTACCTGAGAATATCAAGGAAAATGTCAAATTGGTATTAGTAAGTATTGATCCGGAAGTGGATACGCCTAAACGCTTAAAAGAATTTGCTGTTGCTAATAAAATGGATGGCGAGCAATGGGAATTCCTGAGATCGACCGAAGAAAACACCAGAGAGTTTGCAGCAGTATTAGCCGTAAATTACAAGAAAATTGCCCCTTTAAATTTTTCTCATTCTAATATTATAAGTGTCTTTAATGCTGAGGGGGAATTAGCTTATCAACAAGAGGGATTAGAAGTGAATTCCGATGCAACTATTAAAAAAATTACCGAAGAAGCGGTTAAACTAAACTAA
- a CDS encoding RloB family protein, with amino-acid sequence MAKRPANNFKSRTFKSKVLILCEGLTEKNYFNAMKEDLGLPKTIAVNIIDCKGDVTDVLKNAKKDGFEKIFVVFDHDNFPKRGDVFKLASQKNANIIFSSICFESWYLFHFKNSTKEFASEEVLEKELKKCVGMENYEKNDFKHYSILKDKLTIAKSNAESIRLSVIANNYGVEIFNLNPYTNVDELVLFLENQRT; translated from the coding sequence ATGGCTAAAAGACCTGCTAATAATTTTAAATCAAGAACATTCAAATCTAAAGTTTTAATTCTTTGTGAAGGATTGACAGAGAAGAATTATTTTAATGCAATGAAAGAGGATTTAGGCTTGCCTAAAACTATTGCTGTGAATATAATTGATTGTAAAGGTGATGTAACTGATGTTTTAAAAAATGCAAAGAAAGATGGTTTTGAAAAAATATTTGTAGTTTTTGATCATGATAATTTTCCAAAAAGAGGTGATGTTTTTAAACTAGCTTCTCAAAAGAATGCAAATATTATTTTTTCGAGTATTTGTTTTGAGTCTTGGTATTTATTCCATTTTAAAAACTCTACTAAAGAGTTTGCTTCAGAAGAAGTTTTGGAAAAAGAATTAAAGAAATGTGTTGGAATGGAAAATTATGAGAAGAATGACTTTAAACATTATTCGATATTAAAAGATAAGTTAACCATTGCTAAATCAAATGCTGAAAGTATTAGATTGTCTGTTATTGCAAATAATTATGGTGTTGAAATTTTTAATTTAAATCCATATACTAATGTTGATGAATTGGTGCTATTTTTAGAAAACCAAAGAACATAA
- a CDS encoding ATP-binding protein has translation MIPSDLKNPVNVTKMTNPEATKNKDYYALTSAAIYGPNASGKSNIIRALHEFKEYIRTSTDIKPNDPIKLFKPFKLCEKNIREPSCFSIDILIKNVLHTYSIEVFQKEVKSESLFFYPKGIKVKVFERDRQEFYKGNGYEGIFETIKQRTTENQLFLSKAAIENVEIAKSVYERLSLLLVFTTDLFHSERFNEAANKYLFSAFEGEDLILSLSKSLIQKLDTQVVDFEEKDGVIKTIHLNDNYERIEFEFAEESSGTQRAISFSPLIFMALRYGDTIVVDEFERSLHPEIAQYILGLFNDPEVNKNGAQFIFATHDTTLLNPENNMRRDQINLVEKNEKGGTEMFTVSDIKGVREGNYEKWYLEGRLGAVPNIARETFRHELIEFINS, from the coding sequence ATGATTCCAAGTGATTTAAAAAATCCAGTAAATGTAACTAAGATGACAAATCCTGAAGCTACTAAAAATAAAGATTATTATGCTTTGACTTCCGCAGCCATTTATGGACCAAATGCAAGTGGGAAAAGTAATATCATTAGAGCTCTTCATGAATTTAAAGAGTATATTAGAACTTCTACAGATATTAAACCAAATGATCCTATAAAATTATTTAAGCCATTTAAGTTGTGTGAAAAAAATATAAGGGAGCCATCCTGCTTTTCAATTGATATTCTAATTAAAAATGTTTTGCATACTTATTCTATTGAAGTATTTCAAAAAGAAGTAAAAAGTGAATCTCTTTTCTTTTATCCTAAAGGGATAAAGGTTAAAGTTTTTGAAAGAGATAGACAAGAGTTTTATAAAGGTAATGGATATGAAGGTATTTTTGAAACAATAAAACAAAGAACTACTGAAAATCAATTATTTTTAAGTAAGGCTGCAATTGAAAATGTTGAAATAGCTAAAAGTGTTTATGAGAGACTTTCTCTGTTACTAGTATTCACGACAGATCTTTTTCATTCTGAGAGATTTAATGAAGCAGCAAATAAATATCTTTTTAGTGCTTTTGAAGGGGAAGATTTGATTTTAAGTTTATCAAAGTCTTTAATACAGAAGCTGGATACACAAGTTGTTGATTTTGAGGAAAAAGATGGAGTAATAAAGACTATTCATCTAAATGATAATTACGAAAGGATTGAGTTCGAATTTGCTGAAGAGTCTTCTGGAACACAGAGAGCTATTTCATTCTCCCCCTTAATTTTTATGGCTTTAAGATATGGTGATACTATTGTAGTTGATGAATTCGAAAGAAGCTTGCATCCTGAAATCGCTCAATATATTTTAGGTTTGTTTAATGATCCAGAGGTTAACAAAAATGGAGCTCAGTTTATTTTTGCGACACATGATACTACTTTATTGAATCCTGAAAATAATATGAGAAGAGATCAGATTAATTTAGTAGAGAAAAATGAAAAGGGAGGGACAGAAATGTTTACAGTATCCGATATTAAAGGAGTGCGAGAAGGGAATTATGAGAAATGGTATTTAGAGGGTAGATTAGGAGCAGTGCCAAATATTGCAAGAGAAACTTTTAGACATGAATTAATTGAATTTATAAATTCATAA
- a CDS encoding formylglycine-generating enzyme family protein yields MFPLKKIMTFFLLLIYVTLCAQEVKMAHIEGGTFVPLYGATAKKPVKIAPFSLDVYPVTNAQYLAFVKKYQDYSRSKMKGLFADKSYLNQWENDFNFGKNNLSNAPITNVSWFAAKKYCECQGKRLPTMDEWEYVAMADEKRSDARTKEEFNKYILSWYEKPKTYSNAIGHTFKNYWGVYDMHGLVWEWTSDFNSIFLSGESRKDKDTDTNLFCGSGSVNATDLMNYAAFMRYAFRGSLKASYTTKNLGFRCAKD; encoded by the coding sequence ATGTTCCCACTAAAAAAAATAATGACCTTCTTTTTATTGTTGATATACGTTACTCTTTGCGCTCAAGAAGTTAAAATGGCACATATAGAAGGCGGGACTTTTGTCCCCCTTTATGGTGCTACTGCCAAAAAACCAGTCAAAATAGCTCCGTTTAGTTTGGATGTCTATCCGGTTACTAATGCCCAATACCTTGCCTTTGTAAAAAAATATCAAGATTACAGCCGTTCAAAAATGAAAGGATTATTTGCTGATAAAAGTTATTTAAACCAATGGGAAAATGATTTTAATTTTGGTAAAAACAATCTAAGTAATGCTCCAATAACCAATGTTTCTTGGTTTGCAGCCAAAAAATATTGTGAGTGTCAAGGAAAGCGTTTGCCAACAATGGATGAGTGGGAATATGTGGCTATGGCCGATGAAAAACGCTCTGATGCCCGTACCAAAGAAGAATTTAATAAATACATTTTATCCTGGTATGAAAAGCCCAAAACGTATTCGAATGCAATTGGACATACCTTCAAAAATTATTGGGGTGTTTATGATATGCATGGATTGGTTTGGGAATGGACTTCAGACTTCAACAGTATTTTTCTTTCGGGTGAATCTAGAAAAGATAAAGACACCGATACCAATCTCTTTTGCGGAAGCGGATCTGTAAATGCTACCGATTTGATGAATTATGCTGCTTTTATGCGCTATGCTTTTAGGGGTAGTCTTAAGGCTAGTTATACTACTAAAAATTTAGGGTTTCGTTGTGCCAAAGATTAA
- the lipB gene encoding lipoyl(octanoyl) transferase LipB — MNKTIQLQDLGNKDYKETWEYQEELFKGIVDLKIQNRREETSIATPNYFLFVEHPHVYTLGKSGDFSNLLLSEKQLEAKGASFYKINRGGDITYHGPGQIVGYPILDLENFFSDIHKYLRFLEEAIILTLQEYGIECGRSDGETGVWLGAGTPFARKICAMGVRASRWVTMHGFALNVNADLGYFDNIIPCGIRGKAVTSLHVELGVEKVDEQEVKEKILKHFSKLFEATFEKSEIKNR, encoded by the coding sequence ATGAACAAAACCATCCAACTTCAAGATTTAGGAAATAAAGATTACAAAGAAACTTGGGAATACCAAGAAGAATTGTTCAAGGGAATTGTCGATTTGAAGATTCAAAATCGAAGAGAAGAAACTTCGATTGCAACACCTAATTATTTTTTGTTTGTCGAGCATCCGCATGTTTACACTTTGGGAAAAAGCGGTGATTTCAGTAATTTGCTTCTATCCGAAAAACAGTTGGAAGCCAAAGGTGCTAGTTTCTATAAAATCAATCGTGGTGGTGATATTACGTATCACGGGCCTGGGCAAATTGTGGGCTATCCTATTCTGGATTTAGAGAATTTCTTTTCGGATATTCATAAATACTTGCGTTTTCTGGAGGAAGCCATTATTCTGACTTTACAGGAATATGGAATAGAATGCGGTCGAAGCGATGGTGAAACCGGCGTTTGGCTCGGTGCTGGGACACCATTCGCCCGAAAAATTTGCGCGATGGGAGTTCGCGCTTCGCGTTGGGTAACGATGCACGGTTTCGCTCTAAATGTCAATGCCGATTTGGGATATTTTGACAATATCATTCCGTGTGGAATCCGTGGCAAAGCGGTTACTTCACTTCATGTGGAACTTGGTGTCGAAAAAGTAGATGAACAAGAAGTGAAAGAAAAAATATTAAAACATTTCTCTAAACTCTTCGAAGCGACTTTCGAGAAATCTGAAATCAAAAATCGTTAA
- a CDS encoding ribonuclease HII — protein sequence MLQKNFSTFLLETGTDEAGRGCLAGPVTAAAVILPIDFENNILNDSKQLSEKIREKLKPIIETQAISFAVTHLHPNEIDEINILNASMKGMQECILKLSRTPEFIIVDGNRALNAKLGLKNTFGKQFSKAEIELLKSIPNKSIIKGDSKYLSIAAASILAKTYRDEYMDKIHEEFPMYNWKKNKGYPTKEHREAIRKHGTTKYHRMSFRLLPEQLKLDI from the coding sequence ATGCTTCAAAAGAATTTCTCCACTTTCCTGCTCGAAACTGGCACCGACGAAGCTGGACGTGGCTGTCTGGCTGGACCAGTAACAGCAGCAGCTGTAATTTTGCCAATAGATTTTGAAAACAACATTCTAAACGACAGCAAGCAGCTATCCGAAAAAATTAGAGAAAAACTAAAACCAATTATTGAAACCCAAGCCATTTCCTTTGCTGTAACGCATTTACATCCCAATGAAATTGACGAAATAAATATCTTAAATGCTTCAATGAAAGGAATGCAGGAATGCATTTTGAAATTAAGCCGGACTCCCGAATTTATTATCGTGGACGGAAACAGAGCATTGAATGCAAAATTAGGTTTGAAAAACACTTTCGGAAAGCAATTCTCCAAAGCCGAAATTGAATTATTAAAATCAATCCCAAATAAAAGTATCATAAAAGGAGATTCAAAATATCTGAGCATTGCCGCCGCATCGATATTGGCAAAAACCTATCGTGATGAATATATGGATAAAATTCACGAAGAATTTCCGATGTACAATTGGAAAAAAAACAAAGGATATCCCACTAAAGAACATCGTGAAGCTATCCGAAAACATGGCACCACAAAATACCATAGAATGAGTTTTAGGTTATTGCCAGAACAGTTGAAATTGGATATTTGA
- a CDS encoding putative porin yields the protein MRIFFFLIFLVFPVLLFSQKKKQVNSAKEIDYNSKYNSSDSIKKKKAPVATYDMYQFISLDRDTTYIDTTQSVRKAYSHNYLRKDNFGLLSFPNIGQTYNTLQYGMNGFSPYPEFGFTARQFNYLKANDVKYANVATPVTELYFKSTIQRGQSADSYFSLNVSPRLNFSIAYKGLRSEGRYINQESKSGNFRFTTSYNSKDGRFIANLHYTSQKLQNEENGGISNVSDFTSGDPSFDNRQRLGVYLEDANSVLKGGRFFFDQVFRINRKIGDNNLYFTNQFNYEEIYYGYRQQTIASNVGGVLVDRFGESFVTSGIDDITNYNKMYNKIGVVYENMTLGSFTFFVDDLHTNYFYNNILYLDGGNTIGNLLSQKINTFGGQYNYRKDKWNGKFLYSKSITDQNLYNFDASAVYDWNDENQLSFRYQSMNKLPNNNYNLFQSSYKKYNWSNDFVNEKINSLSVNADTKWVSLSMQLNAINDHLYFADITSASERKDSMQIVAPKQYSKAINYASLKVSREFTFGKWALDNTLLFQKVDQPDAVLNVPEFVTRNTFYYTNYLFDKKLFFQTGVELNYFTSYYTNNYNPVIGEFFVQDRVKIGNAPLLDYFVNVKIQRTRLYLKAEHFNSLFSKNNYFSDANNPYRDFLIRFGLVWNFFN from the coding sequence ATGAGGATTTTCTTTTTTTTAATTTTTTTAGTTTTTCCAGTTCTCCTGTTTTCGCAGAAAAAAAAACAGGTTAATAGTGCTAAAGAAATTGATTATAATAGCAAATACAATTCTTCGGATTCCATAAAGAAGAAAAAAGCGCCAGTGGCAACTTATGATATGTATCAGTTTATTTCATTAGATCGTGACACTACATATATTGACACAACTCAGTCTGTCAGAAAAGCGTACAGCCATAATTATTTGAGAAAAGATAATTTTGGACTTTTGTCTTTTCCTAATATTGGTCAGACATACAATACTCTGCAGTATGGGATGAATGGTTTTTCGCCTTATCCGGAATTTGGTTTTACGGCAAGACAGTTTAATTATTTAAAAGCTAATGATGTCAAATATGCCAATGTTGCAACTCCAGTAACTGAGCTGTATTTTAAATCAACTATTCAGAGAGGGCAGTCGGCTGATTCTTATTTTTCACTAAATGTTTCCCCAAGACTTAATTTTTCGATTGCTTACAAAGGATTGCGGTCGGAGGGGAGATACATCAATCAAGAGTCTAAATCGGGAAATTTTAGATTTACAACAAGTTATAATTCCAAGGATGGACGGTTTATTGCTAATTTGCATTATACTTCTCAGAAGCTTCAGAATGAAGAAAACGGAGGAATTAGCAATGTAAGCGATTTTACTAGTGGTGATCCTTCATTTGATAACAGGCAGCGATTAGGAGTGTACTTGGAAGATGCAAATTCGGTATTAAAAGGAGGGCGTTTTTTCTTTGATCAGGTTTTTAGAATTAATCGCAAAATAGGAGATAATAATTTGTATTTTACCAATCAGTTTAATTACGAAGAAATATATTATGGGTATAGGCAGCAAACTATTGCATCAAATGTTGGCGGTGTTTTGGTGGACCGTTTTGGCGAATCGTTTGTAACCAGCGGTATTGATGATATTACAAACTACAATAAAATGTATAATAAGATTGGAGTTGTGTATGAAAATATGACTCTGGGCTCTTTTACTTTTTTTGTTGATGATCTGCATACTAATTATTTCTACAATAATATTTTGTATTTGGATGGGGGAAACACCATTGGTAATTTGTTAAGCCAAAAGATCAACACGTTTGGAGGGCAATATAACTACCGTAAAGATAAATGGAATGGTAAGTTTTTATATTCAAAATCAATAACAGATCAAAACTTATATAATTTTGACGCATCGGCAGTTTATGACTGGAATGATGAAAATCAATTGTCATTTCGTTATCAAAGCATGAACAAGCTTCCAAATAATAATTATAATTTATTTCAAAGCAGTTATAAAAAATACAACTGGTCGAATGATTTTGTCAACGAAAAAATAAATTCTCTTAGTGTAAATGCTGATACCAAATGGGTTTCATTGTCAATGCAGCTGAATGCCATTAATGATCATTTATATTTTGCCGACATTACTTCGGCTTCCGAGCGAAAAGACAGTATGCAGATAGTTGCTCCAAAACAATATAGCAAAGCAATTAATTATGCTTCGCTAAAGGTTTCCAGAGAATTTACATTTGGTAAATGGGCTTTAGATAATACGCTGTTATTTCAAAAAGTGGATCAGCCGGATGCTGTTTTGAATGTTCCTGAATTTGTGACTAGAAACACGTTTTATTATACTAATTATTTATTTGATAAGAAGCTGTTTTTTCAAACAGGTGTTGAGCTAAATTATTTTACCAGTTATTACACTAATAATTATAACCCTGTAATTGGAGAGTTTTTCGTTCAGGACCGAGTTAAAATTGGTAATGCGCCTCTTCTTGATTATTTTGTGAATGTCAAAATTCAGCGCACCAGACTTTACCTGAAGGCGGAACATTTTAACTCTTTGTTTTCGAAAAATAATTATTTTTCGGATGCCAATAATCCATATCGTGATTTCTTAATCCGTTTTGGATTAGTCTGGAACTTCTTTAATTAA
- the lysS gene encoding lysine--tRNA ligase, whose amino-acid sequence MALSEQEIIRREKLQSLRNLGINPYPANLFPVNHTSKQIKESFEEGKKVIVAGRLMSVRDQGKACFAELQDSEGRIQLYVNRDILCLGEDKTLYNQVFKKLTDLGDFIGIEGELFTTQVGAKCIRVSGFTFLSKTLRPLPLPKVDEDGKVHDAFNDAELRYRMRYVDLTVNQNVKDTFIKRTKLFNAMRGFFNEAGYLEVETPVLQSIPGGAAARPFITHHNSLDIPLYMRIANELYLKRLIVGGFDGVYEFSKNFRNEGMDRTHNPEFTAMEIYVAYKDYNWMMDFTENLLEHCAIGVNGTSEATFGEHKINFKAPYTRVTMTDSIKHFTGFDISGKSEEELFEAARGMGIDVDNTMGKGKLIDEIFGAKCEGNYIQPTFITDYPKEMSPLCKEHRDNPELTERFELMVCGKEVANAYSELNDPIDQRARFEDQMRLAEKGDDEANGTIDEDFLRALEYGMPPTSGLGIGMDRLMMFLTNNASIQEVLFFPQMRPEKKQVQLEEDEKLIVSILQANANVMEFGLLKIKSELSGKKWDKAMKNLSALGLTEVVVEGDVKACRLKE is encoded by the coding sequence ATGGCCTTATCAGAACAAGAAATCATCCGAAGAGAAAAACTTCAATCTTTACGTAATTTAGGAATCAATCCTTATCCTGCCAATCTTTTTCCTGTAAATCATACTTCGAAGCAAATAAAGGAGTCTTTTGAAGAGGGTAAAAAAGTGATTGTTGCCGGGCGTTTGATGAGCGTTAGAGATCAAGGAAAAGCTTGTTTTGCCGAATTGCAGGATAGCGAAGGGCGTATTCAATTGTACGTGAACCGTGATATTTTGTGTTTGGGAGAGGATAAAACTTTATATAATCAGGTATTCAAAAAATTGACCGATTTAGGTGATTTTATTGGTATTGAAGGTGAATTGTTTACGACCCAAGTTGGTGCAAAATGTATTCGTGTGAGCGGTTTTACTTTTTTGAGTAAAACTTTGCGTCCGTTGCCATTGCCAAAAGTGGATGAGGATGGAAAAGTGCACGATGCTTTCAACGACGCCGAATTGCGTTACAGAATGCGTTATGTAGATTTGACTGTTAATCAAAATGTGAAAGATACTTTTATCAAACGTACCAAATTGTTTAATGCAATGCGTGGTTTCTTTAATGAAGCTGGATACCTTGAGGTTGAAACTCCGGTTTTGCAATCGATTCCTGGTGGTGCAGCGGCGCGTCCGTTTATCACGCACCATAACTCGCTTGACATTCCGCTTTATATGCGTATTGCGAATGAATTGTATTTAAAAAGATTAATCGTTGGTGGTTTTGACGGTGTGTATGAGTTTTCGAAAAACTTCCGTAACGAAGGTATGGACAGAACGCACAACCCGGAATTTACTGCGATGGAAATATATGTAGCCTACAAAGACTACAACTGGATGATGGATTTTACCGAAAACCTGCTGGAACATTGCGCTATTGGCGTTAATGGAACGAGTGAGGCTACTTTTGGTGAACATAAAATCAACTTCAAAGCGCCTTATACCCGTGTTACCATGACGGATTCTATCAAACATTTTACTGGTTTTGATATTTCCGGAAAAAGTGAAGAAGAACTTTTTGAAGCTGCGAGAGGCATGGGAATTGATGTGGACAATACGATGGGTAAAGGGAAATTGATTGATGAGATTTTTGGTGCAAAATGCGAAGGGAATTATATTCAGCCAACATTCATTACTGATTATCCAAAAGAAATGTCGCCGCTTTGTAAAGAACACCGTGACAATCCAGAGTTGACAGAACGTTTCGAATTAATGGTTTGCGGTAAAGAAGTTGCGAATGCTTACTCTGAATTGAATGACCCAATTGACCAAAGAGCCCGTTTTGAAGACCAAATGCGTTTGGCTGAAAAAGGTGATGACGAAGCGAACGGAACGATCGACGAGGATTTCTTGAGAGCTTTGGAATACGGAATGCCTCCTACTTCTGGTTTAGGAATTGGAATGGATCGTTTGATGATGTTTTTGACTAATAATGCTTCGATTCAGGAAGTGTTGTTTTTCCCGCAGATGCGTCCAGAGAAAAAACAGGTACAATTGGAAGAAGATGAAAAATTAATTGTTTCTATCCTGCAGGCTAACGCCAATGTTATGGAATTTGGTTTACTGAAAATCAAATCGGAATTGAGCGGAAAAAAATGGGACAAAGCAATGAAGAATCTTTCGGCTCTTGGATTGACTGAAGTTGTTGTAGAGGGAGATGTAAAGGCTTGTCGATTGAAAGAGTAG
- a CDS encoding alginate export family protein, protein MKLLKTMVLAVVLLASKNTFAQEFDANLQIKPRYEFRNGYKAPIPYGETPAQFISSRTRLNLNFKQDKFVTKLTMQNVRVWGDVASNTKSDVNGIQIFEAWAQYNFNDKWSTRIGRQVISYDNQRILGEADWAQQAQSHDAASVTYKNKKNQLDLAVAYNANSETDIAVPYTVANYKAMQYAWYHTELGKIGMSLLFLNTGYENKLTPPIPTPTPELKVDYMQTFGTYMNTKGKSWDGNLWFYGQTGKSNTYTVSAFDAALNFNYLVTEKFKAGFGYEFLSGKSQGNTSTDIKSFNPIFGTNHGFNGYMDYFYVGNHKNSVGLQDAFLKFGYNVNKWQFALMPHVFNAANTVLATNGNEMDNYLGTEIDFTAGYSVHKFVNITGGYSQMFATDTMQRLKGGDVDHTNNWAWLAINVNPQIFSYKK, encoded by the coding sequence ATGAAGTTATTAAAAACAATGGTACTGGCTGTTGTATTATTAGCCAGTAAGAATACTTTTGCCCAAGAGTTTGATGCCAATCTGCAGATTAAACCCCGTTACGAGTTCAGGAACGGTTATAAAGCACCAATTCCTTATGGAGAAACGCCTGCTCAGTTTATATCTTCAAGAACGCGCTTGAATTTAAATTTCAAGCAAGACAAATTTGTTACTAAACTTACAATGCAGAATGTTCGTGTCTGGGGAGATGTTGCATCAAATACAAAATCGGATGTGAATGGTATTCAAATATTCGAAGCTTGGGCGCAATACAATTTCAATGACAAGTGGAGTACCCGTATTGGACGTCAGGTGATTTCGTATGATAATCAGCGTATTCTAGGGGAAGCCGATTGGGCACAGCAGGCACAAAGCCATGATGCCGCATCGGTTACCTATAAAAATAAAAAGAATCAATTAGATCTGGCGGTTGCCTATAATGCCAATAGCGAAACGGATATTGCGGTGCCATATACAGTTGCCAATTACAAAGCCATGCAGTATGCCTGGTATCACACTGAGTTGGGCAAAATTGGTATGAGTTTACTGTTTTTAAACACAGGTTACGAAAACAAACTGACTCCGCCAATCCCAACACCAACACCCGAATTGAAAGTAGATTACATGCAGACTTTCGGAACGTACATGAACACCAAAGGAAAGTCTTGGGACGGGAATTTATGGTTTTATGGACAAACCGGAAAAAGCAATACTTATACCGTGAGTGCTTTTGATGCTGCCTTAAATTTTAACTATTTAGTGACTGAAAAGTTTAAAGCTGGTTTCGGATATGAATTTCTGTCAGGGAAAAGTCAAGGCAATACCAGTACCGACATAAAATCTTTCAATCCAATTTTTGGTACTAATCACGGTTTTAATGGATATATGGATTATTTCTACGTAGGAAATCATAAAAATTCGGTAGGATTGCAGGATGCATTTTTGAAATTTGGATACAATGTCAACAAATGGCAGTTTGCTTTAATGCCGCACGTTTTTAATGCTGCTAACACCGTTTTGGCTACGAATGGAAATGAAATGGACAATTATCTTGGAACAGAAATCGATTTTACGGCTGGATATTCCGTTCATAAGTTTGTGAACATCACCGGAGGATATTCCCAGATGTTTGCGACTGATACCATGCAAAGACTGAAAGGCGGTGATGTGGATCATACCAACAATTGGGCTTGGTTAGCTATAAATGTAAACCCTCAGATTTTTTCGTATAAAAAATAA